The following DNA comes from Camelus dromedarius isolate mCamDro1 chromosome 29, mCamDro1.pat, whole genome shotgun sequence.
TTTCCTTGCCCTTAGCCAGCACTGACAGGATCTCCAGCACCTCGCTCTCCATCAAGGTGCTGGCAGTCTCTCTCGAAGCCTCCACCATGTTCAACACCACCACAGTGCCCCGGTGCTGCAGCTCCTGGTTGGGGCTCAGAAGCAGGTCCTGCAGGATCTCCAGCCAGTGTGTGGTCTACAGGAAACAGGGCAGTGTGACCATGAGCAGCAGGCTCAAGCCTGGCAGGGAAGACACCCACACACCCTGGGACTGCCCTCTGCCAACCGAGGGCAGTTGAGTGTTCCTGgcccatctctcctcccccaccaagaAGAGGCACTGACCACTTGGGGGATGCGGCTACAGAGCGAGGGCCGCATGGAGGTGAGCATAGCCAGGCCCCCGGCAGCTGCCCGCTGCAGCAGCTCGTCGTCCTCTCCGCTGTACAGCACCAGCAGCTTTAGCCGGTCATTGCCCTCAGCTTCAAAGAGGTCCTGTACCTGTGGCCAGAGAAAGGCAGTGGGTCGGGTCAgccagggcacagcccaggcaAGAACTGGTACTTCTGCATGCCTGCCCGCCACAGCTGGCTGGACCAATCCTTACCTCCTTGCTCATGGCCAAGTTACACATGCACTCCGTGGCTGCCCGGCGGATCATCTCATGCTCCTCAAACATGTAGCCCTCAATCATGGGCACAGCCTTCTCCTTCAGGATCTTCTGTCTGTGGGGCGGAGAAGGGAAGGGTCAGAatcctcagagcctttgcatccaccacccccaccctcctgtcCCCATACAATCAAGCACTGGGTCAACGATGTCCTTGGCCAATACCCAaagaccccccaccccacacccagtATGAACTGCAGTGGCTTCTAGCCTTCTAACCAGGCCTAGGAGATAGCAGGGGACCTTGAAAAATGCTCTTACCTAGGAGTTAGGAGAcccaggtggtggtgatggtgagacTAATACCTAACATTTGAGCACTTACCCTGACCCAGCACTTGGACTGCCTTACTCACCACAGCCCTGTGATGAAGGTGCAGGTGTGATTATCATTactattttgcagaagaggagactgaggctaaGTAGTGAGTAACGTGCCCAAGGTAACAATTAGCAATAATAGTTAATGCGTCTTGACTGGGCACACTGCTAGGAGCCAGGCACCTATGTAGTAAATGCTTTTACATGTatcttctcatttaattctcctgaCCACGACTCCATGACACGGGTACTATAatcatcccatttcacagatggggaaattgaggcacagagaggttaaataacttgtgaGGTTACACAATAGTAACCagtgaagccaggatttgaaccccgGCAGTCTGACTCTAGGGCCTGCACCGTCATTGCTCAATTCCTTGCCCTCTTACGGAACACAGCACAAGTCAAACTTCTTGGCCTGTCTCCTCAACTATGATGCAGAGGAGTCACTGTGAGGAGGAAATAAGTGAGTGACTGAGGAGTGCTTTCCAAGCTGTAAAGTGCTTTAGGAGGTAGTCTGATACCCTGATGCCCTGCCCAGGCCCTACATCCCAAGGGACCTTACCGGAGCCTCTCACTGATCCCCGCCAGGTTCGTCAGAGCCATGAGTGCCTCAAAGTTCTGAAGGCCTGAGCAGTTGAGGTGCAACAGGGAGACAAGGGGCCGGACCACCTCGTAGATCTGCAATATGCAACCACCTGTCAGGGCTACATGCCTCAGCTCCCACCCACCTCACAGCCCTGAAGATGGAGCCCTGAAAGAAGgctgccctccccatcccagggCTCAGCAAAGCTCTCACTTTCTGTCAGCCCCAAGGAGGAGCCACAGCCTGGGTCAAAGCCACCAGGGCTGAATGAAGGGGTGGAGGACAGGCTAGTGCTGGAGCAGGAAGACACGTACCCGCTCTCCAGGAAAGGTAATCTCTGGGTTGGAGGTGATGGTGAGCTTGGCGAGAGCCTGGGCTGCCTTCGTCTGCCCCACGTCAGTGCCTTCCAGGGCCAGCGGGAGCAGAGCCTGTAGGGACAAGCCTGTCAATGTCCAAGATGTACCCAAAAATGTAAGGCCCGAACCACGAGGCCTTGAGACCCCGACTGTGCTGCCCTCACCCTTCCCCCACTCTCTCCCCAGCTGAACGATACTCCTGCTCATGCCCTCTCTCCTGAGGTCTCCCAGTAAGCCACCCAAACCCTTCCTGGAACACACAGTAAGGGCTAGACATGGCTTGTGCCCGGCACTGGGCCATGAAGGTCAATGACACAAGGGAAGGGAGAGCTCAGGACCTATTAAGGTACAAAGTGCCAAGGGCGCTAAGGGCCCGCCCGTTTCAGCACCACTCACTCATCACGAAGACATTCCTGCTGGTCACTAATAATACTTTTCCATCCCACATCTAACACTCACCTCTGGTGTAGCAGCCACTGAGTCATGTTTTATAGACCATCAGGAAGGAGTCTGTAAGCCTGCTTACCTTGCCCCCTCCCTGAGCAACCACAGTGCCGCGGTCCTCAACCTCTTCCACCAAAGCCAGGAAGACCCTGCAGGGAGAAGGCCGTGTTGGGTGGGCCGGCCCAGGGCTCTAGCAGGCAGACCCGCCACTTCTGGGCTAAGCAAAGGAAGGCAGCCACACGGGGGGTCCCCCTGCTCCAGGTGGCCCACAGCACAAAGACCTGCTCCCTCTGTAGTTCCGTCGGCAGCCTCGAGGCTGATGAGCTGGGAAAGGTCTGGGTGGCCGAGACAGGCTCACCTGGAGAGCAGCTCCCTGCAGGAACTGGTCAGCACAGGGCTATCGGTCTTCGCCATGCACGTCATGGCCGACACCACACCGGCCGCCAGTAGCTTCTTCACCCGAGCCCGTACGAAACTAGGTTTgtcctggggaaggaggcagctTAGCAGTGGGGCCTCAGCTATTAGGTAGAGGAagtcggggtgggggggaccCTCTTCACAGCACAAATTGATGAACGTGAAAACGAAGGGAAAAAAAGCCACTTAAACAGAAGGCTCATCTGCTGTGGACGCCTCAGGTCAACTCGTCCCAATGACACGGAGGCCCCCAAGCTCCTCCTAGCGGCCCCTCACCTTGGGGTGCTGCTCGGGCACATGCTGCTTGGCATACTTGGCCAGCTCCACCATCTTGGGGTCTGGCTCCTCATAGTCGTAGCTGTTGGTACAGTTCACCAGCGCTGAGGCCACTGCAAAGAGCACCGACCTCTCCTCGGACTGCCAAAAGCAGAGGGGCCGTCAGTCGGCCATCCCAGGGGACAGAGCAGCACCAGGATAAGTGCTGTCCAGGCTCTCAATTCTACTGTCAGCTGGACCACTCAGGCACCAGGAAGAATCTAGGAAcctcccaggccccagggtgGCCCCAGACTTTGGGAGCTCATATACTTGGCCTCCCCGACTCCCCCTAACAGATCGTCTTTCCCAGTACTGCTGGGGCAGGTCAGTGCACCTACGCCACACAGACCGGTCACTCAGACTACCAGCTCTCCTGCTCTGGGGTCACAAAAACCATTAGCCAAGACCTGCCAAGAAAGCCCCATAAGCTCTAATCCTAGACAGTGTCCACAGATGACTGCAGGAACCCATGGGGCTACCTTGCTGAGCTGGAACAGAGCCTTCAGGGCAGCCTCATCCTCCACAAACTCCTCCTTCACATCAGCGTCGAAGGTGAGGTACGCCAGGCCCTCCACTGCCCAGCGCCGAGTGCCCGCGTCAATCTGGTCATTGCACAGCCACCTGTGGACATGCAGGGTAGCAACGACCATCAGAACTGGGGACAAGAGGAGCACACCAGGACCAAGGGGGAAAAGCCAGGGACTGGGGCATTCCCACCACATATACAGAAATAGTTCACATGGCAGTGCAGGAGGGTCTGacccggggagggcagggcagtgaGGAGGCCCCAGCGTCCACCTAGACCCTCCTCTCCCGAGATCGAGCTGGCGGGAGGGGGTGGCAATGCTAAACGACTCACTTTCGACACTGCTTGGCCAGTTTGCGAGTGGAGCCTTCAGCAAACTGCTTCATGCTGAAGTCAGTCCCTCCAGCCGAGCCGAGCTTACAGAGTCCCTGGTTGAAGAGGCAAGATGCAGCTGCTGGCCAAGGgacaggggcagagcagggctcCTCCACAGCTGGTGTGGGCTGCCCCCCAGCATTCTTCCAGGCTCTCTGGGGCCATGCACACCCCCTCAGGCTACCACCTGGAGCCCTGGGCAGCAAAATCAGCTACTGGGGTGGCCACATGACATGGCATCTGGTAGAGACTGACACACTGGCCATTGTGCAGGCCTGGGTCCCCGCCCTTCTGATCTGCACAGGGATTTGCTCTGTTCATTTTCCACATCATACAAGGAAGCTCTTTACAGGTGGAGCTAAGATGTGTGGGGAGAAGACAATGCCTCAGCCAAGACTAAGATCCTCACAGGTTGGAGAAACCCAAGACTAAGTACCCCAAAGAGGAGGACCGGCTTCCTCAAGGTGACGGCTGCAATAGGCTCACAGAAGCCAGGTGGCCCCCGAACCACCAGCTCCTGGGGCCACCTGCCGGCCCAGCCTTCTCATACAGCCCTTCTGACCGGCCTGGCCCAGCGTGCCCTCCAAAGTCCTCCATCAGCTCCTCCTGGTGCTGCTCCCATCGCCTGCAGGGGGCAGCATGTGCCACCCCACGTTCTCAGTGTCCTTTCTGCATAAGGCTCATCTCCCTGACCCGACCATAAGCCCTATGTTAGGAGGCGCCTGGGTCCCTGCCTCTGGCCTCAACAAGGCCCTGCATGTCCCATATTTTCACCTAGAGTCTGCTTGGGCCGCACCCTGAGACACCAGCCAGCCCGGCACCCTTGCTCAGCCGCCTGCCGGCCCATTCCAGGCCCGCCGTCTCACCACCAGCGCCCGGATGCGGATGCTGTCCTTCTCGCTGCGCTTGTACAGGTCCTTCAGCAGAGAGACGCCATTGGCCGTGATGAATGAGGCCCTCTTGGCCTTGCCAGCTGCATGGATCAGGGCCTCCACAGCCACCAgctgctcttcctcctgctccgAGGCGCACAGAGCGATCACGCTCTCCATGACGCCATTCATCTCCAGGGCCCTGTTGCCAGCGTCACATGGGCCCTGCAGGAGGCAGGACACTGTCTGGATGGCCCGCAGCTTCCCGGCCAGCCCTTGGCCCTCAAACCAGCTCCTGAGGGGCACAGGGTGGCAGCTGTCACACTGAAGCCAGCATCAAAggactctcctccctccctttccctccactGGCCAGGCATCAGCACTACTTGGGCAAGATCAGCAAGCTGCCAACGGGAAGACCAGGACATTCCCCTAGACGGCTGGCACTGGTGTTCTTCATCTCGGCTTTCATTCCAGCCTCCCCAACGGCATCCACCTCATGTAGGTCACTCGCACTCACACCACCCCATTCGTCTGTTTTCCTGTACTAAGATCTGAACCTGTGCTGCTTATTTCATGACCGGTCCTCCATCAGTCTTCTAGCTGTGAGCTCCATAAAGGTAAGGACTGTCACGTTGCACGGCTGTGTCAGAACAGACACAGAGGCAGTGCTCAGCGAGCAGTATGTGCTTGAGGACACTGGTTACATCAGAGAACTGACTTGAGGAAGAACGTCCCTGGGGAAGTCACTGTGGAACAAGAAGTGGGCCTTGGGAGCCCTGTGTCTGGCCCCCACCAGTCCTCCCAAGGCGGCTCTTCTTGTGGAAAACCTTTCACTGCTGTCCCTCCCCAAGGAGTCAGAACCCTCACTGGAACCCTAGCACTGGGAGGTGGGGCCCAGTCCCTCACTTGATGTAGTTTTCGCAGAGTCGGTGGAAATTCTCCCTCTCAGCATCACACTTCAGGTCATCGAAGAGCTTGCTGAGGAGAATGGAGGCACTCATGCGGCTGTTTGCCGTCACCGTGAGCTCCCCGGGAGGGTCCTGCACAGAGCCCCCCACCTCCAGAATCTTTTTCAGACCTGAAAAGACACTCTATTTAGACAGCAGAACACTAGTTCCAACCCCTAGGTTTCCTAGGAGATGCACGGAAAGGCAGGACCACTCCTGGACAAAGTGGACAAAGGTTACGGAGCGCAGACAGGCTCAGAGCATCTGGTTGGCTGATCCACCGCCTCTGAGGGCAGTTGTAGGGTCAGGGAAGGACCTCAGAAGTGAGGTCTGCGTGCCGGCGTGCCTGTGGGGCCGACTGCGCTGGGGCTTTGAGGTTCCTTGTTTGTAGAACTGAAGGGGAAAATAACACCCACACCTTGTAGGGTTATTGGGGTAACAAGAGAGGATGAGCACCCAACAGATATGCTTATGCTGGGGCTTATGCAAgcttttctcatttatcttttaGGGGGAAAGAGAAGtatgaatttatatattaaaCGTTAAGAATTTTTTCCCTGGTGTAGAAGTGATACACACTCACTGAAAAAAACTTCAGATAGAGAAAGCTGATCCAGCCTCCCCGTGAACCTGCCCGCAGGCCTGCTCAGTGTGCGCGCAGGTGCACATGTACTCGGCTAAAGGTCCAATGCTGAGTTCCCTAAAGGTACAGCACAGGCCACGTGTGCACTTCAGTGCACACACATGCTGGCTGCAGTTGCTCCTGGGGACAAGCAGGCCCTGCCACCCAAGTAAGATGCTACACATATGCTTGGTCTCTTTCTGTCCCTTTTTAAAACTGGATCACCTACCGTGGTCGATGACCCAGAGGGTGAGGCCGTTGTTGGGATCCTTAGGAGACTTCCGGGGCACCACTTTAATCAGGAGGGTCAGGGCATTGTCTCGGCCTTGGCCTGAGACCCCCACCTCAGTCAGTAGCTCCAAGAGATTACTGATGAGGACCTTCAGCTCCCGGGCGGGATCTGACAAGAAGAAGACATTAGTGCCCAGACCTTGAAACGTGCCAGTAGGGAGAGGGGTCTATATCCTGGACTCTGGGCTCCAGCCTTCCCCACAGGCACCCTGGCTCcttagaacccagagtaaaatacGGTCACCAAGGCATATTCCTGAATAACCTGCAGCTGTAGCCGGCCTGGCTGGCTCAGTCCCTTCCCCTCCACAACAGCAACCCTCCAGGACACAGACCTGCTTCCACTCACCCACGATGATGGCGCCTTCCTTGCCCCGGAAGCCTTTCTTGACTCCTTCCTTCAGGGCATCAAACATAACCTGCAGCAGGtggcaggctgccagggacaCAGCCTGGTTTTCCACACCCAGGATGGAGACCACCTGCCGAGTTCCCAGCATGCTCAGGGTTGCCACTGTCTGTGGGAGAAAGGTGGAGACAGCCTCCCGTTGGTGAAAGGCAGCCGTGGAGATCTGTGACTGTGCGTCAGAGAGGATGGTCAGAGGTAAGGACATTTGGGTGGAAGCAGCTTCACGCGAAAGCAAAGTGGGCCTGCCTGAGGGTGTGGCCGGGGTGATGCCAGGATTATCATGTTGGAAGGGCTTCCTAAAGAAAATATTCCAGGGGAAACaccccctccatctctctctctctcctgggctcTAATTAGAGAAGACAAGGAATATCGTGGCCCTGAGAGCAGCTGCTTTGGTTTGTCTCTCCTTAGGAAGAAGAAACATAGGCCTAGACAAAGCCATCCGACTACCAGGCCCAGGGGCACCAAGTTCCTCCCCAATAACAACCCTGAGGTTCCGTCTACACCCTGGGGATGTGGACATACATGGAATGAACCACAAGGCCTCTCCATCCATTTCTAAGCTGAAAGAACCCAGAAGGTCCACTTGGGTCCATCCCTGTTCACATGAGGATGGGCAGGAAGGCTGGAGAAGGCAGATGGAATTCATACAGTTTGACCATTCTTAGTCCTGGGAGACCCAGAAATAGACCCCAAGCTTGGTCTGAAGAGCTTTCATAGACTATTTCACAATTCTACCTCTGATCTAGGAACTGTGGGCTCCTCTAAGAGCAACCAAGGGTCAAGTCCCTGTCCCCTGAATCCAGCCAGCTCAAGAAAGAGCGTGAACTTTGTGACACTGGTCCAGGGCAGGGCTGTCCTTGCTGAACTTGAACTGTCTGTGCGGGACACCCACCATCTACACGAAGAATCATCTCAAGGTCCAGCCCTACATACCCAGTCATGGTCTCGATGGTAAAGATGCTATGAGTGACTTCACTGACCACATCACTCACTGTGAAGACACCTCTCCAACGGAAATGCCAGTTTGATGGTGAGGGAAGGTACCCTGCTATCCACAACCAGCTAGCTTCACCACACAGACAGTGAGGGGCCAGAGACCAGGCACCTCTGGGGCTGACTGCAGGAGAGCCGAGGCCCACACTTGTGAGCCCACCCGACACGAGTGCTCAGGGTGTCAGTGGGCTGCTTTTGCTCTTTCCTGGCCCCACTTTGTCCCAAATCATACTGGCCtttttttgtgtcattttaattttGCCTCTCTTGTTACAGATCTCCTTAGACTTTATGAGATGAGACGTGGACCGGTGGGTgaatggacagacagacagactgaggCAGTAACTAGACCCTGCGCCCCACCTACCCGTGACTGATGCTCAGAGCAAATGCCGACTAGCGTGCGCAGAGCCGCCAGCATCAGGTCGGTCTCTCCTGTGTCCAGCAGGCGCTGCAAGAGCTGAACCCCATTGCTCCGGAAGATCTTCTCAGCTCCAGCATCCTCCCGGGCCAGTACCACCAGGTTCTGAGAAGCCTGCATCATAAGAAGGGCATCATAATATGAGCACCGCACACAGCACAGGGTGGGGCATGCAGACGCCCTGAGCTCTGGGTCTCACTGCTTCCATTTAGCAGCTGAGTGACCCTGGCCATAAATTTAAcctctttgaacttcagttttctcctctgtaagtaGAGGGAGGAGCTTGCTCCCTCACTGACGGTTCGAGTAAATGGAGCTCTGAGTCCCTGGCAAAGACTGAAGGACAGAGACCGTGCCTCAGTCACCTCCACACACCCAGCTCCCACCACAGGGCCTGGCCAATgaggtgctcagtgaatactgGTCCCCTCTCCTTGGCTCACACTCAGGACCCAGGCCCTCTGAGCTCCAGAGGTTCTGTGAGCCCAGCTGCACAATCTAAGAGCGACACACAGCAGACCAGGCCAGCAAGGACATCCGGGGCCAACAGCGGCACACAGGGAGGGGCGGGCAGCACTAGGGGAGTTCAGTCCCTGCTCACTTGTTCTTAtaccttttgctttttctcagtTCCTTTTTCTTGTGGGTCCAATAGTATCTGAAACATCTGTTCCACTTTGGCATCCGTTGAGGACATGTACCGCACCTACGACAAACCAACAAAGCATGGCAGGAATCATCTCTCTTGGCCAGAGACAACACATTCCCTCTTTGTCCTCTCTGGCTCCTCCCAGCGCCTGGCTCCTGTCTCTGGGAGGCACAGCAAGGATGTCTGGGCTTAGGGCTTGCACTAAGCTACCCTGGGCAGGAAGAGACTCGCCTGGCAGCTTCTCCTGTACTTACCTGGctgttttcttctctgagccACTTCCCGCTTGGGCAGCACCCATGCTGAAGGCAGTGCCATTCGGAAGGGGTGGCGTCCTATTAGCCAAGAGGCAACCCACTCCTGGGGGGCCATGTATGTCGTGGCAGCCTGGCTACACCGCCTATGGCACTGAACTCACACTTAAACCTCCTGCAGGGAGCCAGCAGGTCACGAGGTAGTTGCTAACACTCCCTTTAAGTTGAGGATTTTCTTTTTGATagattttttgggttttgttttgttttgttttaaaaataatctgaacaaTGAAGCTCATCCCTTAACAAGGCCCTCTCCCTTTCCCAGGGTCCTGGGCTTGGATAgtagcacgtgcctagcatgtgtgccgctcccctctcccctccggCATCTGTGGCAGAGCATGAGTGATCAGTCACAACACAGGCCCAGGCAACCTACTTCCCAACCCTTCTCAAAACAGGGCTCTATGCAGCCCCTGCGGATCAAAAGGTAGCTCTCAACATTTTGATAATGTGTTTGCCATCATATTACTTGTTTCCACTGTGTCAGCATTTTAACACCAAATTATCTGACTGATTCAAGCTTGATTATAGTTCATAATGACCTTTAGATTCTTTTCtcctaaattaatttttaatatatgtaacaCACAATGtctctttacttaaaaaaaaaaaaaggaacagatcaagcaaaatctcttccaaaaaaaaatttacatatccAAGTGTACCCATGGGAAAAAACATGGTATTATTTTGGGTGCATATGTGGGGGATCATGTTAACATAAATGGTATCATGTTATATGTGTTActgtatattttgctttttttccactTAAGTGTCAGCTTTCCACATTCTCACATGTGGATCTGCCTTGTCTTGGTAACTATAACACAGGAGCCTATAGTAAGGACATCACTCGGTTTATTTAGCCACTCCCCTATTGCTGGGCATTTAGGCAGTTCCAATTTTTCACTACTACAAGCAAGGCTGAAACAACCATACACATACCTGCTAGCGTGCATGGGCAACGCTTCTCTAGGAGAGAGAGCAAGAAGTAAACATACTGAATGACAGGATATGCTCATTTAAGACATACGGTAAAGGACATTTCAAAGGAGCTGTACCAATTGATACCCCCTCCAGCAGTCATGAATGAGCCCATGTCCCTCCTAACCTCACCACTTAAGTGTCTATCTCCCTTCTTCTAGCGATGTGTACAAACTTTAAATGCTTGTCAAACAGACCACCCAAAAAATCAGCACCctgctgttattttaatttgttttttcttaaccACTGGCAAGGCTGAGCGCCATTCTATAAGATGATTTGCCATCAGTATCTCCTCTCCAGAGAACTATGTTTATACCTTTGACCCAGATCCATTTACCAGTGCCCCTCTACAACTGGTCAATGCCTTGCTCTCTCTGTTACTCGCATACCTTCTCCTGAATCTGGCCCCCGATGCTCCGCAGGGCCTCCTGGAAAACTTTGTTCTTGGGCTCCAGGCTCACGCATCTCTGCAGGTCAAGGACAGCCTGGTCGAGGCGGCCCAGCTTCTCTAGGGCTTGGCTCCGCCGGTAAAGTGCTTTCACATCCCCACCATCCTTTTCAATGGCTGAGCACAAACGGGAGCTCTGTCAGCACCCATGAGGCCACCATCTCCAGGCAAGAGCAGTAGGGAAAGATCTCGAGGGCCACAGAGGAAGGTGGGGGGAcggatgtggggctcagaacttcAGCCTCAGAAAAGGTGAGGGTAGCTGCAGAAAAGGAAATGCCCGGGgaagtgggaaagaaagaaggcagcCGTGTTTCAAGGGTgtaaggaggaggagaaagtgaaGGCGCAATGGTCCCAGAATCCCTGCCCCATCACAGAAGCCTCACAGCTCCACAAAGGGGCCCACATTCCCGTACCTTTGGATGCCTCCGTTTCTGCTTTATCGTAATCTTCCTGTAAGAGAAAAACACGGGCCTTAGAGGCTGGTCATCTCCTTTTTGGGGAATAACTGGGCAAAAGAGTTGTTCTCCTGAGTCACCAGATCTCCTGCCACCTAGAGGCCCAAAAGGCACGAGACAACTGTGGGTGGCCTGGGAAGATGAATGTCCAGTGGGGGCCCAAGCAACAGCGAGATGGGCAAACAGGGGCCTGGGCAGGCCAGAGGAAGAGTAGCCGGCTCCCTCACCAGCTTCAGGTGGCAGGCGGCCCGGTTCCGGTGCAGAATGGCCTGGTCCTGGGGCGTTGCGCCCAGACCCAGGGCCTGGGTGTAGGCCGTCAAGGCGCCTTCGTAGTCCCCGCATTTGAACAGATCGTTGCCATCTTTCCGCAGCTGCTCTACTGAGCTGGCCTGTGGAAGAAAGGGATGGAAACGTCGGAGGTGGACTCAAGAGTGAGCCGGGGAGCtatggggagaggaggctggtggTAGGGAACGAGTCCCACGGAGGGCCAagactgagggaggaggaggctagggAATGGTCAGAGCAGGAGCGACGTGGTGATGGCGCGGGGGGATGTGTACGCACCCCGCGGCCAGCGGGCCGGGGCTCGGGGGGTCCCTGGACCACTCACAGTCATTTCGGAGCAGGCGTTCCAGGCGCGCGCAGGCGCAGTTTCTGGGGCGGGGCGGCTCTAGGCTCGGGAATCCGCCATCGGCTGTCCAGCCCCAGTCTTACGTCAGAGGCGGTGGCAGCGACGGGGCGGGGCCAAGGCGGGAGCGCGCCGGGAGAGAGGCGGGCTGGTCGGCCCCGGTCCGCAGGCGCAGAGAATCCCTGGGCGCCTTTAGTGTGTTCCAGCCGAGACCTGCAGGGGGCGCGCGGCGGAAGACCAAGAGGGACTTCCGTTCCTGCCGGTGCACTGGTCCCTGCCCCGACCGCGGCAGAAGTGCACGAGGTCTGCCGTCATCAGAGCCACGAGCAGCAGGCTGTAAAGACCCAGCGCTAGGAGCGGGCCCGGGCCCCTGTGGAGAGGGGAGAGTATCAGGATGCTGGCCCCAAGCCGCGCTCTCGCTGCTGCAGCCTGTGGGTTACAGAGCCCCTGAGAGCCCGGAGAAAGCGTgaacctccacacacacaccccctaatCCAGAAAAATGTAGAATTTGTAAATACAAATTCAGGGAGCTCACAGGTACCTTGAAGTCATCCATGGACAGACTCAGAATTGAAAAGTCCGACTATAATGCGTGGAATCCACGAACTACAATACCCTCTCAGTACTGACACCCGTCCCACCCCAACCCGCCACACAGCAGTGTCTCCCTGTTACCCGCTTTCACAGCCCCCTGAACTTTTCCTTCACAggtttataatcatttatttacGTGATTTTATGCTTGAGGTCTGTCTCTCTACTAGTCTGTAAGCTACAAGCCTCCCACCCCAGAAATTAGTATCAGAGCCCCAGATACTGGAACACCCTGTCAGTGTTCCAGTGCTCTGGGGCTGGAGTTCTCACCTGAGGATGGGAGGAGGTGGAAGGGCAGACAGATTGACCTGGTACCAAGACCTCAAATTCAGCCCGGGTGCAGCAGGAGCCCCCCGCAGCCTGCAGGTGGCAGCAGTAGGCTTCCTCCGGAGTATCAGAGAGCCGAGGACAGAAGAAACCCGGGTAGTGACGGCCATCAGCATCCCAGGTAGACTGGCACAAGTGGGGGTAATGGGCCAATGCTAAAGGGAGGAGCGAGGGGGTAGGAATGATCTACCCACCCAACTCCATCCCTTTTGGA
Coding sequences within:
- the UNC45A gene encoding protein unc-45 homolog A — protein: MTASSVEQLRKDGNDLFKCGDYEGALTAYTQALGLGATPQDQAILHRNRAACHLKLEDYDKAETEASKAIEKDGGDVKALYRRSQALEKLGRLDQAVLDLQRCVSLEPKNKVFQEALRSIGGQIQEKVRYMSSTDAKVEQMFQILLDPQEKGTEKKQKASQNLVVLAREDAGAEKIFRSNGVQLLQRLLDTGETDLMLAALRTLVGICSEHQSRTVATLSMLGTRQVVSILGVENQAVSLAACHLLQVMFDALKEGVKKGFRGKEGAIIVDPARELKVLISNLLELLTEVGVSGQGRDNALTLLIKVVPRKSPKDPNNGLTLWVIDHGLKKILEVGGSVQDPPGELTVTANSRMSASILLSKLFDDLKCDAERENFHRLCENYIKSWFEGQGLAGKLRAIQTVSCLLQGPCDAGNRALEMNGVMESVIALCASEQEEEQLVAVEALIHAAGKAKRASFITANGVSLLKDLYKRSEKDSIRIRALVGLCKLGSAGGTDFSMKQFAEGSTRKLAKQCRKWLCNDQIDAGTRRWAVEGLAYLTFDADVKEEFVEDEAALKALFQLSKSEERSVLFAVASALVNCTNSYDYEEPDPKMVELAKYAKQHVPEQHPKDKPSFVRARVKKLLAAGVVSAMTCMAKTDSPVLTSSCRELLSRVFLALVEEVEDRGTVVAQGGGKALLPLALEGTDVGQTKAAQALAKLTITSNPEITFPGERIYEVVRPLVSLLHLNCSGLQNFEALMALTNLAGISERLRQKILKEKAVPMIEGYMFEEHEMIRRAATECMCNLAMSKEVQDLFEAEGNDRLKLLVLYSGEDDELLQRAAAGGLAMLTSMRPSLCSRIPQVTTHWLEILQDLLLSPNQELQHRGTVVVLNMVEASRETASTLMESEVLEILSVLAKGKESPVTRAATACLGKAVEYGLIKPSQDGE